A single bacterium DNA region contains:
- a CDS encoding ABC transporter permease codes for MPDWKSFVRDHIQLNELLPARQLEIIEDVAQQLEDVYQEALRNGLTESQAEATAEQHIPDWQWFSNEVSRSQPRSRASQNLIEHSHSEKAGLRAMLYELMRDLIYGARMLRKNPRFTIIVVLTIALGISATTAIFSVVNAVILKPLPYDHPEQILWVWGKFSQGDRAAISPPDFLDYRARAKSFEKFAAMHVMHQFVPAPMTLNTSAGPVKIDSALVTAGFFEVFGARPHAGRTFVAADEQQDTSAVILSYSAWQEHFVGDPQIIGKSIVINQSGYTVVGVMQKGFGYPLDVDLWSPLVFASPDMQQRKFHFLRPIVRVREGMSIETAQAELQTIASQLEKQYPESNRTWRTRLETLQEQMVGNLRRPLFVIFAAVSFLLLIACVNVANLLLARAASRQKEIAIRVALGAGRFRVMMQLLAEGLLISIPSGLLGLLLAHWSLEAFRTAGPDFLPRLQEVSVDRTTLLFTLLSSVVTGILFSIAPAIDIMPHLTSERLKEGKYSGTRTAGGRLRQMLAVCEIALSLILLAGAGLLLKSFWNLTHVDLGFQPENLLTMRTSLDEKRYPTPESVVRFVEAAMQKLGSLPGVDSVAAGSGIPLIPAGGDRFFTIEGRPAPAQDADKPNAQFRAVTKDYFKTLSVPVMRGRSFGDQDHETSAKVVIVNEPFVKKFFTGGDAIGKRIDIDVGTPFLAEIVGIVKGTRQNLVNPPDPEMYVLHKQAPMGYFLVAVRSPGASVSAQTVRSALQELDKEVAFQRFRTMNEVKAQAAIRNRLNATLLAGAAAIALLLAAVGIYGVLSFSVEQRHQEIGVRLALGAQRLDILALILRYGIRLAAIGLVMGITGALLLTRLMQTLLFEVSPNDPLILAAVSFLLALVAIVACLVPALRATRIDPLLTLRYE; via the coding sequence ATGCCTGATTGGAAGTCATTTGTCCGGGACCATATACAGCTCAATGAACTCCTTCCCGCGCGGCAGCTCGAAATCATCGAAGACGTGGCGCAGCAACTGGAGGATGTCTATCAGGAAGCATTGCGCAATGGGCTCACCGAGTCTCAAGCCGAAGCAACCGCGGAACAGCACATTCCGGACTGGCAATGGTTTTCGAACGAAGTATCCCGGTCACAACCTCGCTCTCGTGCCTCACAAAACCTCATTGAACATTCGCATTCTGAAAAGGCCGGATTGCGCGCGATGCTGTACGAACTCATGCGCGATCTTATTTACGGCGCGCGCATGCTGCGCAAGAATCCTCGCTTCACCATCATTGTTGTGCTGACGATCGCGCTTGGAATCTCTGCGACGACCGCCATCTTCAGTGTGGTGAACGCGGTGATCCTGAAACCGCTCCCCTACGATCATCCAGAACAGATTCTCTGGGTCTGGGGAAAGTTTTCGCAAGGGGATCGGGCCGCGATTTCTCCACCCGATTTTCTTGATTATCGCGCGCGGGCAAAATCGTTTGAAAAGTTTGCGGCAATGCATGTCATGCATCAATTCGTTCCGGCGCCGATGACACTGAACACATCTGCCGGTCCGGTCAAAATCGATAGCGCTCTCGTAACTGCGGGATTCTTTGAAGTATTCGGGGCGCGTCCGCATGCGGGTCGAACTTTTGTTGCGGCCGATGAACAACAAGACACGAGCGCTGTGATCCTCAGTTACTCCGCGTGGCAAGAACACTTCGTGGGCGATCCGCAAATCATCGGTAAGTCCATCGTGATCAATCAATCCGGCTATACCGTGGTGGGCGTGATGCAGAAAGGTTTCGGCTATCCGTTGGATGTGGATCTATGGTCTCCTTTGGTATTCGCAAGTCCCGATATGCAACAGCGGAAGTTTCACTTCTTGCGTCCGATCGTCCGCGTCCGTGAAGGGATGTCGATCGAAACCGCGCAGGCGGAATTGCAGACAATTGCGTCGCAACTGGAGAAGCAATACCCGGAATCGAATCGAACCTGGAGAACAAGGCTGGAGACTCTTCAAGAACAAATGGTGGGCAACCTCCGAAGACCTTTGTTTGTGATCTTCGCCGCGGTCTCTTTCCTTCTTTTGATTGCTTGCGTGAACGTCGCTAATCTGCTGCTTGCCAGAGCCGCCTCGCGCCAGAAGGAAATAGCCATTCGTGTGGCGCTGGGAGCCGGACGCTTTCGCGTTATGATGCAGCTGCTTGCCGAAGGCTTGTTGATTTCTATTCCTTCCGGCTTGCTTGGACTTCTTCTTGCGCACTGGTCGCTGGAAGCATTTCGGACCGCCGGTCCCGATTTTCTTCCACGCCTTCAAGAGGTAAGTGTGGATAGAACCACGCTCTTGTTTACTCTTCTCTCCTCTGTTGTTACCGGGATTCTGTTCAGTATTGCGCCGGCCATTGATATCATGCCGCACTTAACTTCTGAGCGATTGAAGGAGGGAAAATATTCCGGTACGCGCACGGCGGGGGGGAGGCTCCGGCAGATGCTTGCTGTTTGTGAGATTGCGTTGTCGTTGATTTTGCTTGCCGGCGCGGGGCTATTGCTCAAAAGTTTCTGGAATCTGACTCATGTCGACCTGGGATTCCAACCGGAAAACTTATTGACAATGCGCACGTCGCTTGATGAAAAAAGATATCCGACTCCCGAGTCGGTTGTCCGATTTGTGGAAGCCGCGATGCAAAAGCTGGGAAGTCTACCTGGAGTTGATTCGGTTGCAGCCGGATCGGGAATTCCACTGATTCCGGCCGGAGGTGATCGCTTTTTCACGATCGAAGGAAGGCCGGCACCCGCGCAGGATGCGGATAAACCAAACGCTCAATTTCGAGCAGTTACCAAAGATTATTTCAAGACTCTTTCTGTTCCCGTAATGCGAGGTCGAAGTTTTGGCGATCAGGATCATGAAACTTCCGCAAAAGTGGTTATTGTGAACGAACCGTTTGTGAAAAAATTCTTTACGGGCGGCGATGCGATTGGCAAACGGATCGATATTGATGTGGGCACTCCGTTTTTAGCGGAGATTGTTGGAATCGTAAAAGGAACCCGTCAAAATCTCGTGAATCCGCCGGATCCAGAAATGTATGTCCTTCACAAACAGGCACCGATGGGTTATTTCCTGGTGGCGGTGCGATCGCCAGGCGCGTCCGTTTCCGCGCAGACTGTGCGTTCGGCTTTGCAGGAGCTGGACAAAGAAGTGGCTTTTCAGAGATTTCGCACCATGAATGAAGTAAAGGCGCAGGCCGCGATTCGAAACCGGCTTAACGCAACGCTTCTTGCGGGCGCGGCTGCAATTGCTCTCTTACTTGCAGCAGTGGGAATCTATGGCGTTCTCTCTTTTTCCGTTGAACAGCGCCATCAAGAGATTGGAGTCCGTCTTGCGCTGGGCGCCCAGAGACTGGACATCCTCGCACTGATTCTTCGATATGGAATCCGGCTTGCTGCAATCGGACTTGTGATGGGAATCACAGGCGCATTGTTGCTGACGCGATTGATGCAAACACTTCTGTTCGAAGTCTCTCCCAATGACCCGTTGATTCTTGCCGCGGTCTCATTTCTGCTGGCGCTTGTTGCAATCGTTGCGTGCCTCGTTCCCGCGCTACGCGCCACCCGCATCGACCCTCTTCTCACTTTGCGCTACGAATAA
- a CDS encoding PadR family transcriptional regulator translates to MITKEMKKGSAELLILSLLSARPRHGYEIGKLIELRSKGKLQFRIASLYPMLCRLEDRGMIAGRWVEKPGERRRRYYRLTGKGRRLLQEQRATWKEFIAALTQIVGMENA, encoded by the coding sequence ATGATTACAAAAGAAATGAAAAAGGGAAGCGCAGAATTGTTGATCCTTTCTTTGCTTTCTGCTCGGCCGCGTCATGGATACGAGATCGGCAAACTGATCGAGCTTCGTTCCAAAGGAAAGTTGCAGTTTCGCATCGCCTCGCTTTATCCGATGCTGTGCCGCTTGGAGGATAGGGGAATGATCGCCGGTCGCTGGGTGGAGAAGCCCGGTGAGCGCCGCCGCCGCTACTACAGGCTCACCGGAAAAGGGAGGCGTTTGCTTCAGGAGCAGCGGGCGACCTGGAAGGAATTCATTGCAGCGCTGACGCAGATCGTAGGTATGGAAAATGCCTGA